The following are encoded together in the Panicum virgatum strain AP13 chromosome 6K, P.virgatum_v5, whole genome shotgun sequence genome:
- the LOC120713037 gene encoding uncharacterized protein LOC120713037 isoform X3 — protein MNTEVAPGTTRLDLVKKAMQFVIKHLHADDGLAILAFNEKILTHYSTDLFRISGQQMFAQNKVDKIVAKGDTNFSPGIEEAVKILDERSSSDKNSRVGVVMLVTDGVDSRKAAMYPIPPEILKKYPVHTFGICAHDPNVLLSIAQQSCGTYSFVDDDELGSIADPFAILLGGLNSIVAVDVVVQLFCSFRTSFRSSVKLISCGFQSSEIEVSARDDNWSTIRIGMLYAGEVKNFIAHVVIDPDTSAGTRSWGRIYVYYKDAPVVSSLIDGDGNGRELSTGKQAGDSGDNSSKVRGQVVQFNALEFLSTLQEEFKKQMNTAGAKGANEARAAQIRAGNSLEKRWEEFVKTMDDDLTDGLDLDDLKTEVEEMVNRLKQGAGMAYMCSWVSSQQMQRAATLGSADAVGTQFFTSARDAMLSKAKKYHVQLAPGGVGGSSTQPSKLEQRRESWEKLMKQAEQMLNQPADAALAQTWNELKAAIDKAKRSDLCEAMKRGES, from the exons ATGAACACTGAAGTGGCTCCTGGGACTACTAGGTTGGATCTAGTAAAGAAGGCGATGCAGTTTGTCATCAAACATCTTCATGCAGATGATGGACTCGCCATTTTGGCCTTCAACGAAAAGATTCTCACTCATTACAGCACCGACTTGTTTAGAATCTCTGGCCAACAGATGTTTGCTCAAAACAAGGTGGACAAGATCGTGGCTAAGGGCGACACTAACTTCAGTCCAGGAATAGAGGAGGCCGTGAAG ATCCTCGATGAACGCAGCAGCAGCGACAAGAACAGCCGTGTTGGGGTAGTCATGCTGGTGACAGATGGGGTGGACAGCAGAAAAGCAGCCATGTACCCTATCCCTCCGGAGATCCTCAAGAAATACCCGGTGCACACCTTCGGCATCTGCGCGCATGACCCCAACGTGCTCCTGTCAATCGCCCAGCAGTCATGTGGGACCTACTCCttcgtcgacgacgacgagctcGGCAGTATCGCGGACCCCTTCGCCATCTTATTAGGTGGGCTCAACTCCATCGTCGCCGTTGATGTGGTGGTCCAATTATTTTGCAGCTTCAGAACTAGTTTTAGGAGCTCGGTGAAGTTGATCAGCTGTGGCTTCCAAAGCAGCGAGATAGAAGTATCTGCGCGTGATGATAACTGGTCCACTATCAGGATTGGCATGCTCTACGCTGGTGAGGTGAAGAACTTCATCGCGCACGTAGTGATAGATCCTGACACATCAGCAGGCACCAGGTCTTGGGGACGGATTTATGTCTATTACAAGGATGCTCCAGTAGTCTCTTCATTAATTGATGGTGATGGCAATGGTCGAGAACTATCGACCGGAAAGCAAGCCGGGGATTCTGGAGATAACTCAAGCAAGGTCCGGGGGCAGGTTGTCCAATTTAATGCGTTGGAGTTTCTGTCCACTCTCCAGGAAGAGTTCAAGAAGCAGATGAACACTGCAGGTGCCAAAGGAGCGAACGAGGCCCGCGCTGCACAGATCCGTGCAGGTAATTCCCTGGAGAAGAGGTGGGAGGAATTCGTGAAAACGATGGATGATGACTTGACTGATGGCCTTGATCTGGACGACCTGAAGACGGAGGTCGAGGAGATGGTGAACCGCCTGAAGCAAGGCGCCGGGATGGCCTACATGTGCTCTTGGGTGTCCAGCCAACAGATGCAGAGGGCCGCAACCCTGGGCTCGGCTGACGCTGTCGGGACCCAGTTCTTCACTTCCGCGAGGGACGCGATGCTTTCTAAGGCAAAGAAATATCACGTTCAGTTAGCACCAGGGGGAGTGGGCGGCAGCAGCACACAGCCCAGCAAGCTCGAGCAGAGGAGGGAGTCTTGGGAGAAACTCATGAAACAGGCTGAACAGATGTTAAACCAGCCGGCCGATGCGGCCCTCGCTCAAACCTGGAATGAGCTGAAAGCGGCGATCGATAAAGCAAAGAGAAGTGACCTATGTGAGGCCATGAAGCGTGGGGAATCTTAA
- the LOC120713037 gene encoding uncharacterized protein LOC120713037 isoform X1 → MAAGDLCRLPFRNRRWVLPLAPATPLPPSMKTSAIRPSTEGRYARSSTTARKMEKQVISTAGNKVKLTTISKSPKLPTGKQGDTLPLLVRVEAPRAAKKHIPVDLVALLDVSGSMNTEVAPGTTRLDLVKKAMQFVIKHLHADDGLAILAFNEKILTHYSTDLFRISGQQMFAQNKVDKIVAKGDTNFSPGIEEAVKILDERSSSDKNSRVGVVMLVTDGVDSRKAAMYPIPPEILKKYPVHTFGICAHDPNVLLSIAQQSCGTYSFVDDDELGSIADPFAILLGGLNSIVAVDVVVQLFCSFRTSFRSSVKLISCGFQSSEIEVSARDDNWSTIRIGMLYAGEVKNFIAHVVIDPDTSAGTRSWGRIYVYYKDAPVVSSLIDGDGNGRELSTGKQAGDSGDNSSKVRGQVVQFNALEFLSTLQEEFKKQMNTAGAKGANEARAAQIRAGNSLEKRWEEFVKTMDDDLTDGLDLDDLKTEVEEMVNRLKQGAGMAYMCSWVSSQQMQRAATLGSADAVGTQFFTSARDAMLSKAKKYHVQLAPGGVGGSSTQPSKLEQRRESWEKLMKQAEQMLNQPADAALAQTWNELKAAIDKAKRSDLCEAMKRGES, encoded by the exons atggcCGCCGGCGACTTGTGCCGCTTGCCGTTTAGGAACCGGCGGTGGGTGCTGCCCCTCGCTCCAGCGACACCCTTGCCTCCGTCGATGAAAACATCAGCAATTCGTCCCTCCACGGAGGGAAG GTACGCTCGATCATCGACGACAGCAAGGAAGATGGAGAAGCAG GTCATCAGTACTGCTGGCAACAAGGTTAAACTGACAACCATATCAAAATCACCCAAGCTCCCAACCGGGAAGCAAGGAGACACCCTTCCATTGCTGGTGCGGGTTGAGGCGCCACGAGCCGCCAAGAAGCATATTCCAGTGGACCTTGTTGCTTTGCTTGATGTGAGTGGTAGCATGAACACTGAAGTGGCTCCTGGGACTACTAGGTTGGATCTAGTAAAGAAGGCGATGCAGTTTGTCATCAAACATCTTCATGCAGATGATGGACTCGCCATTTTGGCCTTCAACGAAAAGATTCTCACTCATTACAGCACCGACTTGTTTAGAATCTCTGGCCAACAGATGTTTGCTCAAAACAAGGTGGACAAGATCGTGGCTAAGGGCGACACTAACTTCAGTCCAGGAATAGAGGAGGCCGTGAAG ATCCTCGATGAACGCAGCAGCAGCGACAAGAACAGCCGTGTTGGGGTAGTCATGCTGGTGACAGATGGGGTGGACAGCAGAAAAGCAGCCATGTACCCTATCCCTCCGGAGATCCTCAAGAAATACCCGGTGCACACCTTCGGCATCTGCGCGCATGACCCCAACGTGCTCCTGTCAATCGCCCAGCAGTCATGTGGGACCTACTCCttcgtcgacgacgacgagctcGGCAGTATCGCGGACCCCTTCGCCATCTTATTAGGTGGGCTCAACTCCATCGTCGCCGTTGATGTGGTGGTCCAATTATTTTGCAGCTTCAGAACTAGTTTTAGGAGCTCGGTGAAGTTGATCAGCTGTGGCTTCCAAAGCAGCGAGATAGAAGTATCTGCGCGTGATGATAACTGGTCCACTATCAGGATTGGCATGCTCTACGCTGGTGAGGTGAAGAACTTCATCGCGCACGTAGTGATAGATCCTGACACATCAGCAGGCACCAGGTCTTGGGGACGGATTTATGTCTATTACAAGGATGCTCCAGTAGTCTCTTCATTAATTGATGGTGATGGCAATGGTCGAGAACTATCGACCGGAAAGCAAGCCGGGGATTCTGGAGATAACTCAAGCAAGGTCCGGGGGCAGGTTGTCCAATTTAATGCGTTGGAGTTTCTGTCCACTCTCCAGGAAGAGTTCAAGAAGCAGATGAACACTGCAGGTGCCAAAGGAGCGAACGAGGCCCGCGCTGCACAGATCCGTGCAGGTAATTCCCTGGAGAAGAGGTGGGAGGAATTCGTGAAAACGATGGATGATGACTTGACTGATGGCCTTGATCTGGACGACCTGAAGACGGAGGTCGAGGAGATGGTGAACCGCCTGAAGCAAGGCGCCGGGATGGCCTACATGTGCTCTTGGGTGTCCAGCCAACAGATGCAGAGGGCCGCAACCCTGGGCTCGGCTGACGCTGTCGGGACCCAGTTCTTCACTTCCGCGAGGGACGCGATGCTTTCTAAGGCAAAGAAATATCACGTTCAGTTAGCACCAGGGGGAGTGGGCGGCAGCAGCACACAGCCCAGCAAGCTCGAGCAGAGGAGGGAGTCTTGGGAGAAACTCATGAAACAGGCTGAACAGATGTTAAACCAGCCGGCCGATGCGGCCCTCGCTCAAACCTGGAATGAGCTGAAAGCGGCGATCGATAAAGCAAAGAGAAGTGACCTATGTGAGGCCATGAAGCGTGGGGAATCTTAA
- the LOC120713037 gene encoding uncharacterized protein LOC120713037 isoform X2, whose protein sequence is MDSTLTCKPKYARSSTTARKMEKQVISTAGNKVKLTTISKSPKLPTGKQGDTLPLLVRVEAPRAAKKHIPVDLVALLDVSGSMNTEVAPGTTRLDLVKKAMQFVIKHLHADDGLAILAFNEKILTHYSTDLFRISGQQMFAQNKVDKIVAKGDTNFSPGIEEAVKILDERSSSDKNSRVGVVMLVTDGVDSRKAAMYPIPPEILKKYPVHTFGICAHDPNVLLSIAQQSCGTYSFVDDDELGSIADPFAILLGGLNSIVAVDVVVQLFCSFRTSFRSSVKLISCGFQSSEIEVSARDDNWSTIRIGMLYAGEVKNFIAHVVIDPDTSAGTRSWGRIYVYYKDAPVVSSLIDGDGNGRELSTGKQAGDSGDNSSKVRGQVVQFNALEFLSTLQEEFKKQMNTAGAKGANEARAAQIRAGNSLEKRWEEFVKTMDDDLTDGLDLDDLKTEVEEMVNRLKQGAGMAYMCSWVSSQQMQRAATLGSADAVGTQFFTSARDAMLSKAKKYHVQLAPGGVGGSSTQPSKLEQRRESWEKLMKQAEQMLNQPADAALAQTWNELKAAIDKAKRSDLCEAMKRGES, encoded by the exons ATGGATTCAACCCTCACTTGCAAACCAAA GTACGCTCGATCATCGACGACAGCAAGGAAGATGGAGAAGCAG GTCATCAGTACTGCTGGCAACAAGGTTAAACTGACAACCATATCAAAATCACCCAAGCTCCCAACCGGGAAGCAAGGAGACACCCTTCCATTGCTGGTGCGGGTTGAGGCGCCACGAGCCGCCAAGAAGCATATTCCAGTGGACCTTGTTGCTTTGCTTGATGTGAGTGGTAGCATGAACACTGAAGTGGCTCCTGGGACTACTAGGTTGGATCTAGTAAAGAAGGCGATGCAGTTTGTCATCAAACATCTTCATGCAGATGATGGACTCGCCATTTTGGCCTTCAACGAAAAGATTCTCACTCATTACAGCACCGACTTGTTTAGAATCTCTGGCCAACAGATGTTTGCTCAAAACAAGGTGGACAAGATCGTGGCTAAGGGCGACACTAACTTCAGTCCAGGAATAGAGGAGGCCGTGAAG ATCCTCGATGAACGCAGCAGCAGCGACAAGAACAGCCGTGTTGGGGTAGTCATGCTGGTGACAGATGGGGTGGACAGCAGAAAAGCAGCCATGTACCCTATCCCTCCGGAGATCCTCAAGAAATACCCGGTGCACACCTTCGGCATCTGCGCGCATGACCCCAACGTGCTCCTGTCAATCGCCCAGCAGTCATGTGGGACCTACTCCttcgtcgacgacgacgagctcGGCAGTATCGCGGACCCCTTCGCCATCTTATTAGGTGGGCTCAACTCCATCGTCGCCGTTGATGTGGTGGTCCAATTATTTTGCAGCTTCAGAACTAGTTTTAGGAGCTCGGTGAAGTTGATCAGCTGTGGCTTCCAAAGCAGCGAGATAGAAGTATCTGCGCGTGATGATAACTGGTCCACTATCAGGATTGGCATGCTCTACGCTGGTGAGGTGAAGAACTTCATCGCGCACGTAGTGATAGATCCTGACACATCAGCAGGCACCAGGTCTTGGGGACGGATTTATGTCTATTACAAGGATGCTCCAGTAGTCTCTTCATTAATTGATGGTGATGGCAATGGTCGAGAACTATCGACCGGAAAGCAAGCCGGGGATTCTGGAGATAACTCAAGCAAGGTCCGGGGGCAGGTTGTCCAATTTAATGCGTTGGAGTTTCTGTCCACTCTCCAGGAAGAGTTCAAGAAGCAGATGAACACTGCAGGTGCCAAAGGAGCGAACGAGGCCCGCGCTGCACAGATCCGTGCAGGTAATTCCCTGGAGAAGAGGTGGGAGGAATTCGTGAAAACGATGGATGATGACTTGACTGATGGCCTTGATCTGGACGACCTGAAGACGGAGGTCGAGGAGATGGTGAACCGCCTGAAGCAAGGCGCCGGGATGGCCTACATGTGCTCTTGGGTGTCCAGCCAACAGATGCAGAGGGCCGCAACCCTGGGCTCGGCTGACGCTGTCGGGACCCAGTTCTTCACTTCCGCGAGGGACGCGATGCTTTCTAAGGCAAAGAAATATCACGTTCAGTTAGCACCAGGGGGAGTGGGCGGCAGCAGCACACAGCCCAGCAAGCTCGAGCAGAGGAGGGAGTCTTGGGAGAAACTCATGAAACAGGCTGAACAGATGTTAAACCAGCCGGCCGATGCGGCCCTCGCTCAAACCTGGAATGAGCTGAAAGCGGCGATCGATAAAGCAAAGAGAAGTGACCTATGTGAGGCCATGAAGCGTGGGGAATCTTAA
- the LOC120713038 gene encoding ankyrin repeat domain-containing protein 2A-like → MASSGDAPGSTDEKKTPKPEGSSNERQGVPPAGFSNPFDFASMQSLLNDPSIKEMADQIAKDPAFNQMAEQLQKGAQSAGEQGMPPLDPQQYMETMQKVMENPQFMTMAERLGNALMQDPAMSSMLETFSSPSHKEQMEERMSRIKEDPALKSILDELENGGPAAMMKYWNDPDTLQKIGQAMGGSFPFGAGSSAEPSGAEETEEGGDEDESIVHHTASVGDDEGLKKALDGGADKDEEDSEGRRALHFACGYGELKCAQVLLEAGAAVDALDKNKNTPLHYAAGYGRKECVDLLLKHGAAVTLQNLDGKTPSDVAKLNNQDEVLKLLEKDAFL, encoded by the exons ATGGCGTCGAGCGGGGATGCGCCCGGATCTACTG ATGAGAAGAAAACCCCAAAACCTGAAGGATCATCCAACGAGCGCCAAGGGGTTCCTCCAGCAGGCTTTTCGAATCCTTTCGACTTTGCTTCTATGCAAAGTTTGCTCAAT GATCCATCTATTAAGGAGATGGCAGATCAAATTGCAAAGGATCCTGCATTCAACCAGATGGCTGAGCAGCTACAGAAAGGCGCTCAGAGTGCAGGAGAGCAGGGAATGcctccattggaccctcaacAGTACATGGAAACAATGCAAAAGGTCATGGAAAACCCCCAGTTTATGACAATGGCTGAGCGTCTGGGGAATGCTCTTATGCAG GATCCTGCTATGTCCAGTATGCTGGAAACCTTTAGTAGTCCATCACACAAGGAGCAGATGGAAGAGCGTATGTCCCGCATTAAGGAAGATCCAGCTTTGAAATCAATTCTTGATGAGTTAGAGAATGGGGGTCCTGCTGCAATGATGAA GTACTGGAACGACCCCGATACTCTTCAAAAGATTGGTCAGGCAATGGGAGGTAGCTTCCCATTTGGTGCTGGTTCTTCTGCTGAACCTTCTGGTGCCGAAGAAACTGAGGAAGGTGGAGATGAAGATGAATCCATCGTCCATCACACAGCCAGTGTTGGTGATGATGAG GGTCTCAAGAAGGCACTGGATGGTGGAGCAGACAAGGATGAAGAAGACTCCGAGGGAAGAAGGGCCTTACATTTTGCATGTGGATATGGTGAG TTGAAGTGTGCCCAAGTCCTTCTTGAGGCCGGTGCAGCAGTGGACGCTTTGGACAAGAACAAGAACACCCCGCTGCATTACGCTGCTGGCTATGGGCGCAAGGAGTGCGTCGATCTTCTCTTGAAGCATGGTGCTGCCGT CACACTCCAAAACCTGGATGGGAAGACGCCCAGCGACGTCGCCAAGCTCAACAACCAGGACGAGGTCCTCAAGTTGCTCGAGAAGGACGCCTTCCTTTAA
- the LOC120713041 gene encoding solute carrier family 35 member F2-like isoform X2, whose product MSPRTSSSPLPRLLATDESDLNCEERSARARSACQLGLAWLGSLFASSRSPALLRARTSPRYISMAPPPEDESGGGARWVLLGLALGQFVSLLITSTGFASSELARRGINAPTSQSLLNYILLALVYGVLLLYRRQPLTIKWYYYLILGIIDVEANYIVVKSYQYTSLTSVMLLDCWSIPCVIVLTWVFLKTKYGLRKFLGVGVCVAGLILVVFSDVHASDRAKGPNPLKGDLLVIFGSMLYACSNVTEEFVVKKSNRVELMAMLGLFGAIVSAIQISIFERKELHSITWNAGAVFPFLGFAVAMFLFYSTVPTVLKICGATMLNLSLLTSDMWAVLIRIFAYHEKVDWIYFVAFACTAAGIIIYSCKSSGEVEETAQVTGTSDEKGKEGDEEAGAHYPV is encoded by the exons ATGTCGCCTCGAACCTCCTCATCTCCCCTGCCCCGCCTTCTCGCAACCGACGAATCCGATCTCAACTGTGAAGAGCGCAGCGCGCGCGCCCGGTCTGCCTGTCAGTTAggcttggcttggcttggcAGCTTGTTCGCTTCATCCCGCAGCCCCGCTCTTCTCCGCGCGCGCACCTCGCCGAGATACATAtcaatggcgccgccgcctgaagatgaga gcggcggcggcgcgcggtgggtGCTGCTGGGCCTCGCGCTGGGGCAGTTCGTCTCGCTGCTCATCACCTCCACCGGCTTCGCCTCCTCCGAGCTCGCCCGCCGAG GCATCAACGCGCCGACATCGCAGTCGCTCCTGAACTACATCCTCCTCGCCCTCGTCtacggcgtcctcctcctctacCGGAGGCAGCCACTCACG ATAAAATGGTACTACTATTTGATCCTTGGAATTATCGACGTGGAAGCGAATTACATCG TTGTGAAGTCATACCAGTACACATCTTTGACAAGCGTGATGCTGCTGGATTGTTGGTCGATTCCATGCGTCATTGTTCTTACTTGGGTATTTCTCAAGACCAAGTACGGGCTCAGGAAGTTCCTTGGCGTTGGAGTTTGTGTGGCTGGCCTTATACTGGTTGTATTTTCAGACGTCCATGCTTCTGATCGAGCTA AAGGACCTAACCCTCTGAAGGGTGATTTGCTTGTCATCTTTGGTTCGATGCTTTATGCTTGCAGTAATGTTACCGAG GAGTTTGTGGTCAAGAAAAGCAACAGAGTGGAGTTGATGGCAATGCTGGGGCTTTTTGGAGCAATTGTCAGTGCAATACAAAT AAGTATATTCGAGAGAAAAGAACTTCATTCGATCACATGGAATGCTGGTGCA GTGTTCCCTTTTCTTGGATTTGCAGTTGCAATGTTCCTGTTCTACTCAACTGTGCCAACAGTATTGAAG ATATGTGGCGCGACCATGCTGAACCTCTCGCTCCTGACTTCAGACATGTGGGCTGTCCTGATCCGCATCTTCGCTTACCATGAGAAG GTTGACTGGATCTACTTCGTTGCTTTTGCGTGCACGGCGGCTGGCATCATCATATATTCATGCAA GAGCTCCGGGGAAGTGGAGGAGACGGCGCAGGTCACTGGGACCAGTGATGAGAAGGGCAAGGAGGGGGATGAGGAGGCTGGAGCACACTACCCAGTGTGA
- the LOC120713041 gene encoding solute carrier family 35 member F2-like isoform X1: protein MSPRTSSSPLPRLLATDESDLNCEERSARARSACQLGLAWLGSLFASSRSPALLRARTSPRYISMAPPPEDESGGGAGGVGRRCGGGARWVLLGLALGQFVSLLITSTGFASSELARRGINAPTSQSLLNYILLALVYGVLLLYRRQPLTIKWYYYLILGIIDVEANYIVVKSYQYTSLTSVMLLDCWSIPCVIVLTWVFLKTKYGLRKFLGVGVCVAGLILVVFSDVHASDRAKGPNPLKGDLLVIFGSMLYACSNVTEEFVVKKSNRVELMAMLGLFGAIVSAIQISIFERKELHSITWNAGAVFPFLGFAVAMFLFYSTVPTVLKICGATMLNLSLLTSDMWAVLIRIFAYHEKVDWIYFVAFACTAAGIIIYSCKSSGEVEETAQVTGTSDEKGKEGDEEAGAHYPV from the exons ATGTCGCCTCGAACCTCCTCATCTCCCCTGCCCCGCCTTCTCGCAACCGACGAATCCGATCTCAACTGTGAAGAGCGCAGCGCGCGCGCCCGGTCTGCCTGTCAGTTAggcttggcttggcttggcAGCTTGTTCGCTTCATCCCGCAGCCCCGCTCTTCTCCGCGCGCGCACCTCGCCGAGATACATAtcaatggcgccgccgcctgaagatgagagcggcggcggcgcaggaggtgttggccgccgctgcggcggcggcgcgcggtgggtGCTGCTGGGCCTCGCGCTGGGGCAGTTCGTCTCGCTGCTCATCACCTCCACCGGCTTCGCCTCCTCCGAGCTCGCCCGCCGAG GCATCAACGCGCCGACATCGCAGTCGCTCCTGAACTACATCCTCCTCGCCCTCGTCtacggcgtcctcctcctctacCGGAGGCAGCCACTCACG ATAAAATGGTACTACTATTTGATCCTTGGAATTATCGACGTGGAAGCGAATTACATCG TTGTGAAGTCATACCAGTACACATCTTTGACAAGCGTGATGCTGCTGGATTGTTGGTCGATTCCATGCGTCATTGTTCTTACTTGGGTATTTCTCAAGACCAAGTACGGGCTCAGGAAGTTCCTTGGCGTTGGAGTTTGTGTGGCTGGCCTTATACTGGTTGTATTTTCAGACGTCCATGCTTCTGATCGAGCTA AAGGACCTAACCCTCTGAAGGGTGATTTGCTTGTCATCTTTGGTTCGATGCTTTATGCTTGCAGTAATGTTACCGAG GAGTTTGTGGTCAAGAAAAGCAACAGAGTGGAGTTGATGGCAATGCTGGGGCTTTTTGGAGCAATTGTCAGTGCAATACAAAT AAGTATATTCGAGAGAAAAGAACTTCATTCGATCACATGGAATGCTGGTGCA GTGTTCCCTTTTCTTGGATTTGCAGTTGCAATGTTCCTGTTCTACTCAACTGTGCCAACAGTATTGAAG ATATGTGGCGCGACCATGCTGAACCTCTCGCTCCTGACTTCAGACATGTGGGCTGTCCTGATCCGCATCTTCGCTTACCATGAGAAG GTTGACTGGATCTACTTCGTTGCTTTTGCGTGCACGGCGGCTGGCATCATCATATATTCATGCAA GAGCTCCGGGGAAGTGGAGGAGACGGCGCAGGTCACTGGGACCAGTGATGAGAAGGGCAAGGAGGGGGATGAGGAGGCTGGAGCACACTACCCAGTGTGA